In Puntigrus tetrazona isolate hp1 unplaced genomic scaffold, ASM1883169v1 S000000401, whole genome shotgun sequence, the genomic window CCGTACATTATCATCAAATCTACAGTGTGATACGGCAGCcagcagagaaaaaaagccaCGATTACAGCCATCATGATGCGGAACGCTCGTCCAGAGCGAAACTGGCTCCTGCCTAACTTGCGTGCGATGAATCCGTAGCATGTTGTGATGCACACGAGAGGAACCAAAAAACCGAACACGAACCTGACGACGCTCAACCTTCCAGATGTTGCATCATTAGAATCATCTACTTCATCATCATGAAAAGTGCAAAGCGTGATGTTAAACTCATTATAAGTAACAGTGTGCCTTAATAACATAAAAGGCAAACTGAGTGCCAAAGCCAAGAACCAGGCCGCTGCACAAGACAGTCGCGCAAGCAGCAAATTACGGTGATTTTGAGCCCAAACCGGTGTGATCACCTGAGCGAACCGATCCAGACTGATCAAGTTCAGTGTGAAAACACTGGCAAACATGTTGATGATTATAACAGAGGGGAGTATCTTGCACATGACAGATCCGTACGGCCAGTGATGCTCAAGGAGGATCTCAGCCATGCTGAACGGTATGGAAAGGCAGCACAAGAGATCGGCAGTCGCTAGATTGAGAAACCATGTTGTATTAACggtcctcttcatcttcattcCAGCGATGTACAGAACGAACATGTTTCCGGGAACCCCGAGGAGAAACGTCAGGACGTAGATGACCAGGGAAATGGTCTTCATGGACTCTTTCATCTCTGTAGACACATGGTCTGCCTCACTTTCATTAAAACACCACTGACACTCGTATGCACCTGAGAATTCATCAGTGTAATTGTCTGAAAAATATTGGTCCATTTTGCTTGAGTTGCTGCTGCCCAGAGCGCTCAGTTTATCCTGAAAACGTCACatattatcagtgttatttcACTTTACggatgcttttattaattttgaggaaaataaaatataaaataaaccgcaaaattaaatatttaaatctattatgCAGTTAATTTAAGTGGTTTGAATCGCACTTGAGGTTTACAGATCAGACAAAAATGTCTTGTACTCACCTCACCAGCGGCTCTGTAGTAACTGGCGATACTTAGCCCACTTACCACTTGAAGGCGGAACAACAGGAAATGAGAGGAAGCCCTA contains:
- the LOC122333865 gene encoding LOW QUALITY PROTEIN: C3a anaphylatoxin chemotactic receptor-like (The sequence of the model RefSeq protein was modified relative to this genomic sequence to represent the inferred CDS: inserted 1 base in 1 codon) encodes the protein MDQYFSDNYTDEFSGAYECQWCFNESEADHVSTEMKESMKTISLVIYVLTFLLGVPGNMFVLYIAGMKMKRTVNTTWFLNLATADLLCCLSIPFSMAEILLEHHWPYGSVMCKILPSVIIINMFASVFTLNLISLDRFAQVITPVWAQNHRNLLLARLSCAAAWFLALALSLPFMLLRHTVTYNEFNITLCTFHDDEVDDSNDATSGRLSVVRFVFGFLVPLVCITTCYGFIARKLGRSQFRSGRAFRIMMAVIVAFFLCWLPYHTVDLMIMYGEESSSSVAVTMDPLAISLAYVNSCLNPILXCLHGAGFQK